Proteins from a single region of Noviherbaspirillum saxi:
- a CDS encoding RstR family transcriptional repressor, giving the protein MSFSARVIGLRKQKGLTQQSLADASGIHVQQIKRYEAGSAQPTAEALKKLALALHVTADFLLFEEGERELDDDLKLRFEAIAAMPSEEQAIAKAVLDAMIVKNQVAGALERVGRPAPAAKEKKATAGRNKA; this is encoded by the coding sequence GTTTCTCTGCAAGAGTGATCGGGCTGCGCAAGCAGAAGGGTTTGACCCAGCAAAGCCTGGCCGATGCCTCCGGCATCCACGTCCAGCAAATTAAGCGCTACGAGGCCGGTAGCGCCCAGCCTACGGCCGAAGCCTTGAAGAAGCTCGCGCTCGCACTGCATGTCACGGCCGATTTCCTGCTGTTCGAGGAAGGCGAGCGCGAGCTCGACGACGATCTGAAGCTGCGCTTCGAGGCGATCGCGGCAATGCCGTCAGAAGAACAGGCGATCGCCAAGGCCGTGCTCGATGCGATGATCGTCAAGAATCAGGTCGCCGGCGCATTGGAGCGCGTGGGTAGGCCGGCACCGGCGGCTAAAGAGAAGAAAGCAACGGCGGGAAGGAACAAGGCATGA
- a CDS encoding ORF6N domain-containing protein — protein MSKPSTPPIHIERRILVMRGHRVMIDADLAALYGVTTSALVQAVKRNLDRFPEDFMFQLDAAEWDVLRSQSVTSNTGRGGRRYAPYAFTEQGVAMLSSVLNSAQAIAVNIEIMRAFVRLREVIVSNKELALRLDELENKAELMELKHDTFSHNTRVQLKQVFDAIRELMTPPAPSPKRPIGFVAPEEKPNKPKAIKKR, from the coding sequence ATGAGCAAACCTTCGACCCCACCCATCCACATTGAGCGCCGCATCCTCGTCATGCGCGGCCACCGGGTGATGATCGACGCCGATCTAGCCGCGCTCTACGGCGTCACCACCAGCGCCCTGGTGCAGGCCGTCAAGCGCAATCTCGACCGATTCCCGGAAGATTTCATGTTCCAGCTCGATGCTGCCGAGTGGGATGTTTTGAGATCACAATCTGTGACCTCAAACACCGGCCGCGGCGGCCGGCGCTATGCGCCCTATGCCTTCACGGAACAAGGCGTGGCAATGCTGTCTTCCGTGCTCAACAGTGCGCAGGCGATTGCGGTCAATATCGAGATCATGCGCGCCTTCGTGCGCCTGCGCGAAGTGATCGTGTCGAACAAGGAACTGGCGCTGCGTCTGGATGAGCTGGAGAACAAGGCCGAGCTGATGGAGTTAAAGCACGATACGTTTTCGCACAACACCCGCGTGCAATTGAAACAGGTGTTCGACGCCATCCGCGAATTGATGACGCCGCCGGCACCATCGCCGAAACGACCGATCGGCTTCGTTGCCCCGGAGGAGAAACCAAACAAACCGAAGGCAATCAAGAAGCGCTGA
- a CDS encoding DUF2515 family protein → MGNSIAYGDWGGSQQESALTSFRQAEIAAMNADAVANGEIGLGSTFAGDMGLRKAMNPLLSRAAEFTPEIKADGTRPVYDFGDPFENDGVVAAAGGVSRSSGNAKLTMVPQELYALRDPAVRADEQAMRRLYGIAMDNSRTWLPTNLTPEETSLTTGMAYHKVFGEDRTAIWFGLAPYATSKVGETYQQLNTFGFMGRADAGIIRSAFQEGNRAIFMSMFTAEQFYQAGGTDAIRSMVNIDSRSFGASWNRDNREYSDALVQSFELRDQAKDAFRNGQTGRGEQLLGQSLKSSADFEQRVVLQQYYDTKYTANDWLGKPVTKTLRQAIQGMASIGPDSIAQSYAERMSTVTINGQSLSFTGNDVGNVKQRMPFVYSLAGNLMRTYSSGSSGDWLSGSQRIYQEQFNVLQNTYGVTEAFDVRRRLGF, encoded by the coding sequence TTGGGTAACAGCATCGCTTACGGCGATTGGGGCGGTAGCCAGCAGGAAAGCGCGCTAACGTCGTTCCGGCAGGCTGAGATCGCGGCGATGAATGCGGATGCTGTTGCGAACGGGGAGATTGGGCTGGGCAGCACATTCGCCGGCGATATGGGGCTGCGCAAGGCGATGAATCCGCTGCTGTCGAGAGCAGCCGAGTTCACTCCGGAGATCAAGGCAGACGGCACGCGCCCGGTCTACGATTTCGGCGATCCGTTTGAAAACGACGGCGTGGTTGCCGCAGCCGGCGGCGTATCGCGAAGCTCGGGCAACGCCAAGCTGACGATGGTGCCGCAGGAGTTGTACGCGCTGCGCGATCCAGCGGTGCGCGCCGATGAGCAAGCAATGCGCCGGCTCTACGGTATCGCGATGGACAACAGCCGCACCTGGCTGCCGACGAACCTGACGCCGGAAGAGACGAGCCTGACCACGGGCATGGCGTATCACAAGGTGTTCGGAGAAGACCGGACGGCGATCTGGTTCGGCCTGGCGCCGTATGCCACGTCGAAGGTCGGCGAGACTTACCAGCAGCTCAACACGTTCGGGTTCATGGGCCGGGCCGATGCGGGTATCATTCGTTCCGCCTTCCAGGAAGGCAACCGCGCGATCTTCATGAGTATGTTCACGGCCGAACAGTTCTACCAGGCCGGCGGAACCGATGCGATACGGTCGATGGTGAATATCGATTCACGGAGCTTTGGGGCAAGCTGGAATCGTGACAACAGGGAATATAGCGATGCCCTTGTTCAAAGCTTCGAGTTGCGCGATCAGGCCAAGGACGCCTTCCGGAACGGGCAGACTGGACGCGGTGAACAGTTGCTGGGCCAGTCGCTGAAATCGTCCGCCGACTTCGAGCAGCGCGTCGTGTTGCAGCAGTATTACGATACCAAGTACACCGCGAACGACTGGCTCGGCAAGCCGGTGACGAAGACGCTGCGGCAAGCCATCCAGGGCATGGCGAGCATTGGGCCGGACAGCATTGCTCAAAGCTATGCGGAGCGCATGTCGACGGTGACGATCAACGGCCAGTCGCTCAGTTTCACCGGCAACGACGTGGGCAACGTGAAGCAGCGCATGCCGTTCGTCTATTCGCTCGCCGGCAACCTGATGCGGACCTACAGTAGCGGCAGTTCGGGCGATTGGCTGAGCGGATCGCAACGTATTTACCAAGAACAGTTTAATGTTCTGCAAAATACGTATGGTGTAACGGAGGCATTCGATGTCCGCCGCCGGCTCGGGTTCTAA
- a CDS encoding CHAD domain-containing protein — MHSSLPFASQPLAAVKATHVKLSKHLTVAQAFQEIATNCLAQIRANEAAVAQTHHEESLHQMRVGLRRLRSLLGLFNSMLQLPDEVQHEINWLAEELGIARDWDVLAGSTLPVAASIAAEIEFEPVRLATKANAQERHEAVAAVVRSDRYFQLVLFLTNWVQTRSWREAISPSNRKRMKTPIIRFAKISLKHAQRRLHKRGRRLKEATPEARHRVRIAAKKARYATEFFQSLYPTRKTKPYVRALSQLQNELGWMNDVAVGDRLLKELQEEQDTLAGTAAYIRGYLAGSVEADKKQLEKLWKKFKVMKLPV; from the coding sequence ATGCATTCCTCCTTACCGTTCGCTTCGCAACCGCTGGCTGCCGTCAAGGCAACGCATGTGAAACTGTCGAAGCACTTGACCGTGGCGCAAGCGTTTCAGGAAATCGCAACGAACTGTCTCGCACAGATCCGGGCGAATGAAGCCGCCGTCGCGCAGACGCATCACGAAGAGAGTTTGCATCAGATGCGTGTTGGCTTGCGTCGCTTGCGCTCTCTACTTGGATTGTTCAACAGCATGTTGCAACTGCCTGATGAAGTGCAACACGAGATAAATTGGCTTGCCGAAGAACTCGGTATTGCGCGAGACTGGGATGTGCTGGCGGGGTCTACTCTGCCAGTGGCGGCTTCCATCGCTGCGGAAATCGAATTTGAGCCTGTCAGGCTGGCGACAAAAGCAAACGCACAGGAAAGGCATGAAGCAGTCGCGGCCGTAGTCCGATCAGACCGTTATTTCCAACTGGTTCTTTTCTTAACGAACTGGGTTCAGACCCGCAGCTGGCGTGAAGCGATCTCTCCATCGAATCGCAAGCGCATGAAGACTCCGATCATCCGCTTCGCGAAAATCTCCCTGAAGCACGCGCAACGGCGTCTGCACAAGCGCGGCAGACGGTTGAAGGAAGCGACGCCCGAGGCGCGCCACCGCGTACGCATTGCCGCAAAGAAGGCACGCTACGCCACCGAATTCTTCCAATCACTCTATCCGACCAGAAAGACCAAACCCTATGTGCGTGCACTGTCGCAACTGCAGAATGAACTTGGCTGGATGAATGACGTGGCCGTAGGCGATCGGTTACTGAAGGAATTACAAGAGGAACAAGATACCCTCGCTGGCACGGCGGCATACATTCGTGGCTACCTGGCCGGAAGTGTGGAAGCCGACAAAAAGCAGCTTGAAAAGCTCTGGAAAAAATTCAAGGTCATGAAGCTCCCTGTTTAG
- a CDS encoding PA2778 family cysteine peptidase produces the protein MRMAVLSAVVLALVGCATPQVSTLQQSWPDSLLPAAMIGSVPFYPQSDYQCGPAALAMVASAAGVPVLPEQLVDQVYLPARQGSLQLEMLATGRRLALVSHRIKPDTETLLREVAAGHPVIVLQNLSFQFAPLWHYAVVIGFDRDRNTIVLHSGRTERMEMSLYTFERTWQRADRWAMLAMPPDRLPATAEADGYARSIAVLERSSARAAHTAYNTALKRWPADPILQLGAGNSAYTLGKITEATQAYQTLVKSHPGFADGWNNLAQVLFDQGQHREAMAAISKAVALGGPRLATYLTLQQQIKAKL, from the coding sequence ATGCGTATGGCCGTGTTGTCGGCTGTGGTACTGGCATTGGTCGGGTGCGCAACACCCCAGGTATCCACATTGCAGCAGAGCTGGCCCGACTCGCTATTGCCTGCTGCCATGATAGGCAGCGTTCCTTTCTACCCGCAAAGCGATTATCAGTGCGGACCTGCGGCGCTCGCGATGGTGGCCAGTGCTGCAGGGGTGCCGGTATTGCCCGAGCAACTGGTCGATCAGGTGTATCTGCCTGCCAGACAAGGCTCGCTACAGCTGGAAATGCTCGCCACCGGCAGACGCCTGGCGCTGGTCTCACACCGGATCAAACCCGATACGGAAACATTGCTGCGGGAAGTTGCGGCCGGCCATCCTGTGATCGTATTGCAGAACCTGTCTTTTCAGTTCGCGCCATTGTGGCATTACGCGGTTGTGATCGGATTCGACCGCGATCGCAATACCATTGTCCTGCATTCCGGCCGTACCGAACGCATGGAGATGTCGCTTTATACCTTTGAACGCACCTGGCAGCGTGCAGACCGGTGGGCAATGCTGGCGATGCCGCCAGACCGCCTGCCTGCCACAGCGGAAGCAGACGGCTATGCAAGATCGATCGCCGTGCTCGAGCGCAGTTCGGCCAGGGCTGCGCATACCGCCTACAACACTGCACTCAAGCGATGGCCTGCCGACCCAATCTTGCAATTGGGCGCCGGCAATAGCGCGTACACGCTGGGAAAGATCACCGAAGCGACACAGGCATATCAAACGCTGGTGAAGTCGCATCCTGGATTTGCCGATGGATGGAATAATCTGGCACAGGTGCTTTTCGATCAGGGCCAGCATCGCGAGGCGATGGCGGCAATCAGTAAGGCGGTGGCGCTGGGAGGGCCGCGTCTGGCAACTTATCTGACGCTCCAGCAACAGATCAAGGCAAAGCTATAG
- a CDS encoding PA2779 family protein translates to MNGPKRLIASLLVVCMTGASLPMQASAAIVGTQEAAAPAASAERDRVIGFLSREEVRKSIEAQGVDPREAIDRVQAMSDEEVQQLAGRIDQLPAGGDILGVLFTIFIVLLVTDILGLTKVFPFTRSVR, encoded by the coding sequence ATGAACGGACCCAAACGACTCATTGCCTCCCTGCTCGTCGTCTGCATGACCGGCGCAAGCTTGCCGATGCAGGCAAGCGCAGCCATTGTCGGCACGCAGGAGGCTGCCGCACCGGCTGCAAGTGCCGAACGGGACCGGGTAATCGGATTTTTGTCGCGCGAAGAGGTGCGCAAGTCGATTGAAGCGCAAGGCGTTGATCCCCGCGAAGCCATCGATCGCGTACAGGCAATGTCCGATGAGGAAGTGCAGCAGCTGGCCGGTCGCATCGACCAGTTGCCGGCCGGCGGTGACATTCTGGGCGTGTTGTTTACGATATTCATCGTCTTGCTGGTTACCGACATCCTTGGCTTGACGAAGGTATTTCCGTTTACCCGATCGGTTCGATGA
- a CDS encoding VOC family protein translates to MQIALDHTIVPSRHQIASAKLLGELLGVPWEEAGIGPFSPVYVNDGLTLDFIETAEAYPVYHFCFRVSQEDFDTILGRIKAAGIPYRSSVRGPMDMQINTDYGGNLIYWNEPDGHQWEMLTVSYARQPA, encoded by the coding sequence ATGCAGATCGCACTCGATCACACCATTGTTCCTTCGCGTCATCAGATTGCTTCAGCGAAGCTTTTGGGCGAGCTTCTCGGCGTGCCTTGGGAAGAAGCAGGAATTGGCCCGTTCTCGCCAGTCTATGTGAATGACGGCCTCACTCTCGATTTCATCGAGACCGCCGAGGCATATCCCGTCTACCACTTTTGCTTTCGCGTCAGCCAGGAAGACTTCGACACAATCCTCGGGCGCATCAAAGCGGCTGGCATTCCGTATCGGAGTTCGGTGCGCGGGCCGATGGATATGCAGATCAATACCGATTACGGCGGAAACTTGATCTACTGGAACGAGCCGGATGGCCACCAGTGGGAGATGCTGACTGTCAGTTATGCGCGTCAGCCTGCCTAA
- a CDS encoding DUF2946 domain-containing protein: MFAILLVALVPSISHALALKNASSPRLTEVCTSFGIKQLKLPAEEATKPFSTVKHDQHFEDCPFCRIDGDTPVLPPVSALVRLTTIASFPQPFLFYQAPQRLFAWTPAQSRAPPAHS, from the coding sequence ATGTTTGCCATCCTGCTGGTCGCACTTGTGCCATCGATTTCTCATGCACTCGCATTAAAAAATGCCTCTTCGCCAAGGTTGACAGAAGTATGCACGTCATTTGGTATCAAGCAGCTTAAATTGCCTGCAGAAGAGGCGACCAAGCCGTTTTCGACGGTCAAACATGACCAGCACTTCGAGGATTGCCCGTTTTGCAGAATCGACGGAGATACCCCAGTGCTGCCTCCTGTAAGTGCTTTGGTCAGGCTTACAACTATTGCATCATTTCCACAGCCATTCCTCTTCTATCAGGCCCCTCAGCGATTGTTCGCATGGACGCCCGCGCAGTCTCGCGCTCCACCGGCACATTCTTAA
- a CDS encoding copper chaperone PCu(A)C → MKKLIFALLFTVGASSAFAEVSITDAWARATVPGQPVGAIYMKISSSTATRMVSAETDAAKQVQVHDMHMHDGVMRMREHGQLDVTPGQTVELAPGGKHLMLMGLTKPLVAGESVTVKMTFEDAKNKKSTSIVTVPIRALRK, encoded by the coding sequence ATGAAAAAACTAATATTTGCACTGTTATTTACGGTGGGTGCTTCAAGCGCATTTGCTGAAGTTTCCATTACAGATGCCTGGGCACGAGCGACCGTCCCAGGGCAACCGGTCGGCGCCATCTACATGAAAATTAGCAGTTCAACTGCGACTCGCATGGTTAGCGCGGAGACAGACGCAGCCAAGCAGGTCCAAGTCCACGATATGCATATGCATGACGGCGTCATGAGAATGCGGGAACACGGGCAGCTAGACGTAACGCCCGGTCAAACGGTCGAGCTTGCACCAGGCGGAAAGCATTTGATGCTGATGGGCCTGACGAAGCCCTTGGTAGCAGGGGAATCTGTGACAGTGAAAATGACATTCGAAGATGCCAAAAATAAGAAAAGCACATCTATTGTCACTGTTCCTATCCGCGCTCTGAGGAAATAA
- a CDS encoding SCO family protein, with amino-acid sequence MNTTIKTFRYLAALFVVSAALLGCEKAGTSAQKFGTVDITGGSWGANFQLTDHNGQPRTIADFKEKAVLLFFGYTNCPDVCPTTMVKLASVMEKLGKDAERVQVLMVTLDPKRDTPDVLKTYVPSFHPSFLGLLGSEQQVENTVKEFKVIRAIQTSDQNGFYTVDHSGGTYAFDPQGRLRLLISDSHSVDLIAQDLKSLLKT; translated from the coding sequence ATGAACACGACTATAAAAACTTTTCGCTACCTCGCAGCCTTGTTTGTTGTGTCGGCGGCCTTATTAGGGTGTGAGAAAGCGGGCACGTCAGCGCAGAAGTTCGGCACAGTGGATATCACGGGAGGTTCGTGGGGTGCCAACTTTCAGTTGACCGACCACAATGGTCAACCGCGGACGATCGCTGATTTCAAAGAGAAAGCCGTCTTGCTTTTCTTTGGCTATACCAATTGTCCTGACGTGTGTCCAACCACAATGGTCAAGCTTGCATCGGTCATGGAAAAACTCGGGAAGGACGCCGAGCGGGTACAGGTGCTAATGGTGACGTTGGACCCCAAACGAGATACTCCTGACGTCTTGAAGACATACGTACCTTCGTTCCATCCATCGTTTCTCGGCCTTCTGGGCTCCGAGCAGCAGGTAGAGAACACGGTAAAGGAATTCAAGGTAATTCGTGCCATTCAGACATCGGACCAAAACGGTTTTTATACGGTGGACCACTCAGGCGGCACGTATGCATTTGACCCGCAAGGACGCCTTCGCTTGTTAATTAGCGACTCTCATTCCGTGGACCTTATTGCGCAGGACCTGAAAAGCCTGCTTAAAACATGA
- a CDS encoding disulfide bond formation protein B yields MANSVDSAKTPGWALLFACWLLATISSLGALFLGEVMGLTPCVLCWYQRICMFPLVLILAASLFPLDVKVVRYAFPLAVTGLGIAIFHLLVAQGLIAETLSPCTQGVPCSAEQIEWFGFLTIPMLSVGAFAFITALLITTQLKASK; encoded by the coding sequence ATGGCAAATTCTGTGGACTCAGCTAAAACGCCCGGGTGGGCTCTCCTATTCGCTTGCTGGCTTTTAGCTACTATTTCTTCCCTTGGCGCGCTGTTTTTAGGAGAGGTCATGGGGCTGACACCATGCGTATTGTGCTGGTATCAGCGTATTTGCATGTTCCCGCTCGTTCTCATTCTTGCGGCAAGCCTGTTCCCCTTAGACGTCAAGGTCGTACGTTACGCTTTTCCGTTGGCAGTCACCGGACTGGGAATTGCAATATTTCATCTGCTGGTTGCTCAGGGTTTGATTGCTGAGACTCTTAGCCCTTGCACGCAAGGAGTCCCATGCTCAGCGGAACAGATTGAATGGTTCGGATTTTTGACCATTCCCATGCTCTCTGTCGGGGCCTTCGCATTCATAACTGCATTGCTTATTACTACCCAACTCAAGGCATCCAAGTGA
- a CDS encoding DsbA family protein, with the protein MKQKTLFIATTVILAVAFALGISLYKSRKVEQVTQATSQNSEALVRFHSPSLGNASAPVHIVEFLDPACEACRAFYPFVKELMAAHPEKIRLSIRYAPFHQGADQVVKVLEASRKQGKYWQALEALLVAQPQWAPDHSAHLDLVWPHLEGLGLDMSRLKEDMKSQELVQLIEQDLQDVKTLNVKGTPEFYVNGKPLPSFGPEQLQKLVEQELASTGTAK; encoded by the coding sequence GTGAAACAAAAAACGCTCTTTATCGCGACCACCGTCATACTGGCAGTTGCATTCGCTCTCGGCATCAGTCTCTATAAGAGCCGGAAGGTCGAGCAAGTTACGCAGGCGACTTCGCAAAACAGTGAGGCCCTTGTGCGGTTTCATTCGCCATCGCTAGGCAACGCAAGTGCACCGGTACATATCGTCGAGTTTCTCGACCCGGCTTGCGAAGCATGTCGTGCGTTTTATCCTTTTGTAAAAGAGTTGATGGCCGCACATCCTGAGAAAATCCGACTTTCCATTCGCTATGCGCCTTTTCATCAAGGCGCAGATCAGGTCGTGAAGGTTCTTGAGGCGAGCAGGAAACAAGGCAAATACTGGCAAGCGCTCGAAGCCTTGCTTGTTGCGCAGCCACAATGGGCACCAGACCATTCCGCACATCTGGATTTAGTTTGGCCCCACCTGGAAGGATTGGGGCTGGATATGTCGCGCCTGAAGGAGGACATGAAGTCCCAAGAATTGGTGCAACTGATCGAGCAAGACCTACAAGACGTAAAAACGCTGAACGTCAAGGGGACACCGGAATTTTACGTGAACGGAAAGCCACTGCCGTCTTTCGGGCCAGAACAGCTCCAGAAGTTAGTCGAACAAGAACTTGCAAGTACCGGCACGGCAAAATAA
- a CDS encoding tautomerase family protein, whose protein sequence is MPYVNIQITREGATPEQKAELIKGATELLVRVLNKNPATTFVIIDEVDTDNWGVAGQSVTVLRWQEQFTSGVPAGIPA, encoded by the coding sequence ATGCCATATGTGAATATCCAAATCACCCGCGAAGGCGCCACGCCCGAGCAGAAGGCCGAACTCATCAAGGGGGCTACCGAGCTGCTGGTGCGCGTGTTGAATAAAAATCCGGCGACTACCTTTGTCATCATCGACGAAGTCGATACCGACAACTGGGGCGTCGCCGGACAATCCGTGACGGTGCTTCGATGGCAGGAACAATTCACTTCAGGCGTACCCGCAGGGATCCCGGCCTGA
- a CDS encoding nuclear transport factor 2 family protein: protein MNNHQEIHDVLNRYFDAIYRGDVPQLKGAFHPQAILFGEINGQPYLKLLADYLNAVENRQSPQASGESFRMKTLAVEVLDNIAYAKTHCQMLGFNYFDYLALVRQEGRWLIVNKLFTHVPPSTEIQHEKR from the coding sequence ATGAACAATCATCAGGAAATCCACGATGTACTCAATCGCTATTTCGACGCCATCTACAGGGGCGATGTCCCGCAACTGAAAGGCGCGTTTCATCCTCAAGCCATCTTGTTCGGCGAGATCAACGGCCAGCCTTACCTCAAGCTGCTCGCCGACTATTTGAACGCAGTTGAAAACCGCCAGTCCCCGCAAGCATCGGGCGAGTCCTTTCGCATGAAAACCCTGGCGGTCGAGGTGTTGGACAACATCGCCTATGCCAAAACCCATTGCCAGATGCTGGGGTTTAACTACTTCGACTATCTCGCCCTGGTTCGTCAGGAGGGCCGATGGCTGATTGTCAACAAGCTGTTTACCCACGTCCCGCCTTCTACCGAAATCCAACACGAAAAGCGATAA
- a CDS encoding SDR family NAD(P)-dependent oxidoreductase has protein sequence MERNSRTVIVTGASSGIGLALAEAYLQRGFNVVGNARTHERLMHAAAKLGNPENFLLVEGDIAEKATAKKLFERAVAAFGKVDILVNNAGIFNAKPFTEYTETELDSLVNTNLKGFFHASQQAAAHMAQHKQGHIVSITASIALQPNASVPAALPILIKGGINHATKALALELAPHNIKVTAVAPGIIDTPLYTSDMHGFLNTMQPVGRIGTTREVVDAVLYLTDAEFTTGVVLPVDGGMSSGKW, from the coding sequence ATGGAACGCAACAGCAGAACCGTGATTGTCACCGGCGCATCCAGCGGTATCGGACTCGCTTTGGCCGAGGCGTATCTTCAGCGCGGCTTCAATGTCGTTGGCAACGCACGCACCCATGAGCGGTTGATGCATGCAGCCGCCAAGCTCGGCAATCCCGAGAATTTTCTGTTGGTCGAAGGCGATATCGCTGAAAAGGCGACCGCGAAAAAGCTGTTCGAGCGCGCCGTCGCCGCATTCGGGAAAGTCGATATCCTGGTCAACAATGCTGGCATCTTCAACGCCAAGCCGTTTACCGAATACACGGAGACAGAACTCGACAGTCTGGTCAATACCAATCTGAAAGGCTTCTTCCACGCGAGCCAGCAGGCGGCTGCCCACATGGCGCAGCACAAGCAAGGCCACATCGTCAGCATCACCGCAAGTATCGCGTTGCAGCCCAATGCGAGCGTGCCCGCTGCGCTTCCTATTCTGATCAAGGGCGGCATCAACCATGCGACCAAGGCCCTCGCGCTCGAACTTGCCCCGCACAACATCAAAGTGACCGCAGTCGCCCCCGGCATCATCGACACGCCGTTATATACCAGCGACATGCACGGCTTCCTGAACACCATGCAACCGGTGGGACGGATAGGAACAACCAGGGAGGTGGTCGATGCGGTGCTCTACCTCACCGATGCGGAATTCACCACTGGCGTCGTGCTTCCGGTCGATGGCGGCATGAGCTCCGGGAAGTGGTAA
- a CDS encoding LysR family transcriptional regulator, whose translation MARQFDDVLLGSIELFCSAAELGSFTAAATMAGITPAAVSRSILRLEARLGVRLFVRTTRSIKLTEPGRAYFEQCRQALNQLADAERAVTGQQSVPAGMLRISLPTPYGHYRVLPLLPEFGARYPEVQIEVHLSNRNIDFAEEGYDLAIRARTPSDSSMIVRKLEDAALVVVATPAYLQQAGIPESLEALRDHTCIQFLLPSNGRQIPWLFRKNGKDLEVTTEGGYRCAEDVLGGVTLARSGAGLFQTYRFIVEDDLRHGKLVEVLQPFAGRSRPFSLLYPHARLVPLRVRTFVDFLLDALGNGHSVPAT comes from the coding sequence ATGGCCAGACAGTTCGACGATGTTTTACTCGGCAGCATCGAGCTTTTTTGTTCAGCAGCGGAGTTGGGAAGCTTTACCGCTGCAGCGACGATGGCTGGAATAACGCCTGCAGCGGTCAGCCGTTCAATTCTCCGGCTGGAAGCCAGATTGGGCGTGCGGCTGTTCGTGCGCACGACCAGGAGCATCAAGTTGACGGAGCCCGGTCGCGCTTACTTTGAACAGTGTCGGCAAGCGCTGAATCAACTGGCCGATGCGGAGCGTGCAGTGACCGGTCAACAGAGCGTGCCTGCGGGCATGTTGCGCATCAGTTTGCCCACGCCCTATGGACACTATCGAGTCTTGCCCCTGCTACCGGAATTCGGCGCGCGCTATCCGGAGGTGCAGATAGAGGTCCATTTAAGTAACAGGAACATCGACTTTGCCGAAGAAGGCTATGACCTCGCGATACGCGCCCGTACGCCGTCCGACTCAAGCATGATCGTCCGTAAGCTGGAAGATGCGGCACTGGTCGTGGTGGCCACACCTGCTTATCTGCAGCAGGCAGGCATCCCGGAATCGCTCGAGGCCTTGCGCGATCACACTTGCATACAGTTTCTGCTGCCAAGCAACGGCCGGCAAATTCCATGGCTGTTCAGAAAAAACGGCAAAGACCTGGAAGTGACAACAGAGGGCGGCTACCGCTGCGCAGAGGATGTGTTGGGTGGCGTCACATTGGCACGCAGCGGCGCAGGACTGTTCCAGACTTACCGGTTTATTGTGGAGGATGATTTACGGCACGGGAAATTGGTCGAAGTTTTGCAGCCGTTCGCTGGTCGCTCGCGTCCATTCTCATTGCTTTATCCACATGCAAGGCTTGTCCCGCTACGGGTACGGACCTTCGTTGATTTTTTACTTGACGCGCTTGGAAACGGGCATTCCGTTCCAGCGACATGA